The Verrucomicrobiia bacterium genome window below encodes:
- a CDS encoding DUF6159 family protein, with protein MFNRISYTWGLMRASWNVLKKDKTLLLFPLLSGICCALVLLSFAVPMFVSGAWHPPARDASSAQTTVYYGFVFLFYLANYFVITFFNTAIISCAMLRMAGGEPTVGDGFREAAARLPQIAGWALLSATVGLILRIIEDRSKWVGRIVAGLLGVAWTVASFMVVPVLVAERKGPFGALKGSTELLRQTWGEQLVGNFSFGMMFGLLGLPAFGFIIVALFLGSATALVLSIAFAVVWLMALSLVQSALQSIFQAAVYLYARNRMAPAGFESDMLASALRSK; from the coding sequence ATGTTCAACCGAATTTCCTATACGTGGGGTTTGATGCGGGCGTCGTGGAACGTCCTGAAAAAGGACAAAACCCTTCTGCTTTTCCCTCTACTATCGGGTATCTGCTGCGCGCTCGTGCTGCTGTCATTCGCCGTGCCGATGTTTGTTTCAGGCGCGTGGCATCCGCCGGCGCGCGATGCCAGCTCGGCGCAGACGACGGTCTACTACGGCTTCGTGTTTCTTTTCTATCTCGCGAACTATTTTGTGATCACCTTTTTCAATACCGCCATCATCTCTTGCGCCATGCTGCGGATGGCCGGCGGGGAGCCGACTGTGGGAGATGGCTTTCGCGAAGCCGCGGCGCGTCTTCCGCAGATAGCGGGCTGGGCTCTACTTTCGGCGACGGTCGGTTTGATCCTGCGGATTATCGAAGACCGGTCGAAATGGGTCGGGCGGATCGTGGCGGGTCTGCTGGGCGTGGCGTGGACCGTGGCGAGTTTTATGGTGGTGCCGGTTCTTGTGGCGGAGCGGAAAGGTCCATTTGGAGCGCTGAAGGGATCGACCGAATTGCTGCGCCAGACGTGGGGAGAGCAGTTGGTGGGCAATTTCAGCTTCGGCATGATGTTTGGGTTGCTCGGCTTGCCGGCGTTTGGTTTCATCATTGTCGCTTTGTTTCTGGGCAGTGCGACAGCGCTCGTGCTGTCCATAGCGTTCGCGGTAGTTTGGCTCATGGCCCTGTCGTTGGTCCAATCGGCGTTGCAAAGTATTTTCCAGGCGGCGGTTTATCTTTACGCGCGCAACCGGATGGCGCCGGCAGGGTTCGAATCGGACATGCTGGCGAGCGCGTTGCGCTCCAAGTAA
- a CDS encoding O-methyltransferase, producing MTSSDQRTSLLEIDQYIERLFVSQDMVLEQALSDAIEAGLPEIHVSPNEGKLLYLLAKLAGAKRVLEIGLLGGYSTIWLARAIAPKGKLVTLELDEKYIQVAGNNLERAGLRSLVDIRRGAAAATLEKMVKAGEESFDLVFIDADKNNYPVYLDYAVQLTHPGSLILADNVIRDGKVARSGETDPLVLGIQEFNRKLAANPKLEAILITVIREALDGLAIARVKD from the coding sequence ATGACTTCATCCGATCAACGTACCTCACTTCTGGAAATCGACCAATACATCGAGCGGCTGTTCGTATCGCAAGACATGGTACTTGAACAGGCGCTAAGCGATGCAATCGAAGCGGGTCTGCCGGAAATCCACGTCTCGCCGAACGAAGGGAAGTTGCTCTATTTGCTGGCAAAGCTCGCCGGTGCGAAACGCGTGCTCGAAATCGGTCTGCTGGGCGGTTACAGCACGATCTGGCTGGCGCGGGCTATCGCCCCGAAAGGGAAACTGGTGACGCTGGAGTTGGACGAGAAATACATTCAAGTCGCCGGCAACAACCTGGAGCGCGCGGGTTTGCGGTCACTGGTGGACATTCGACGCGGCGCTGCTGCGGCGACACTTGAAAAGATGGTGAAGGCTGGGGAAGAATCGTTCGATCTCGTCTTCATCGACGCCGACAAGAACAACTATCCGGTCTATCTGGATTATGCCGTGCAATTGACGCACCCCGGCAGCCTGATTCTTGCCGACAATGTCATCCGCGATGGAAAAGTGGCGCGAAGCGGCGAGACGGACCCGTTGGTGCTGGGGATTCAAGAGTTCAACCGCAAACTCGCCGCGAACCCCAAACTCGAAGCGATCCTGATCACCGTGATACGCGAGGCCCTCGACGGACTGGCCATCGCGCGCGTGAAGGATTGA
- the hrpB gene encoding ATP-dependent helicase HrpB: protein MRSLPIMEVRESLLSALGRQRRVILTAPTGSGKSTQVPQMLLDGGVLGNGQVVILQPRRLPARMLAAWVAKGRGVKLGEEVGYQIRLDDVTSAATRIRYVTEGILLRQMLTDKNLRGISAIIFDEFHERHLYGDITLARALQIQETTRPDLIIIVMSATLDVGPLREYLKPCELLSSEGRTFPVDIEYLDKTLGDWPVWEAAVKELETLVTQHDGDALVFMPGAYEIGRTVRGAQDALGSQFIVLPLHGDLPTNDQDAAVAQYDRRKIVVSTNVAETSLTIDGVRIVIDSGLARIPRYDPYRGINTLLVEKISRASADQRAGRAGRTAPGVCLRLWTKHEYEQRPLQEAAEVKRLDLAEVVLTLKASGVEDVYAFRWLEPPSRQSLDHAVLLLKDLGALENATGALTELGRRMLAFPLHPRYSRMLLAAQEYGCVRQVALIAALTQGRDLMVRRQGKQVEEARDDLFGGETQSDFFVLMRAWRYADRNGYNLDRCRQVGIHAQAARQVGPLFEQFLNIAKREGLDVSEKRAAPDSIQRCVLLGFSDHVARRLDEGTLRCQLVHERRGVLARESVVQSAPLLVATEIHEIQSGTGKDRELNVLLSLATAIKEEWLRELFPSDFTETVAVVYDTTQRRVFGERRKQFRDLVLEAGRSEDVPLDAAARILAAEILAGRCVLKNWDEAVEQWIVRVNRLREWIPELAIPAIGGDDRQMLIEQICHGATSYKEIKDKAVWPVLKSWLSGQQQAWVEEYTPERIELPGGKRAKVTYTNDGPPTLAARIQDLYGVKQGLWVAQHRVPVRIQVLAPSQRPVQVTENLATFWKETYPKLKLELQRKYPRHEWR from the coding sequence ATGCGCAGCTTGCCAATTATGGAAGTGAGGGAGTCGCTACTGTCGGCTTTAGGCAGGCAACGGCGGGTAATCCTGACTGCGCCGACAGGGTCCGGGAAATCGACGCAGGTGCCGCAGATGTTGCTGGATGGCGGGGTGTTGGGGAATGGGCAGGTAGTCATCCTGCAGCCGCGGCGGTTGCCGGCACGGATGCTGGCGGCTTGGGTCGCTAAAGGGCGCGGGGTGAAGTTGGGGGAGGAAGTTGGGTATCAGATTCGGCTCGATGATGTCACCTCGGCCGCGACGCGGATTCGATATGTGACCGAAGGCATCCTATTGCGACAGATGCTTACCGACAAGAACCTGCGCGGCATCAGCGCGATTATTTTTGACGAATTTCACGAGCGACATCTGTACGGCGACATCACCCTGGCGCGCGCGCTGCAGATTCAGGAGACGACGCGTCCTGATTTGATCATCATCGTGATGTCGGCCACGCTCGATGTCGGGCCGCTGCGCGAATACCTGAAGCCTTGCGAGCTGCTGTCGTCCGAAGGCCGCACGTTTCCCGTGGATATTGAATACCTCGACAAGACTTTGGGCGACTGGCCGGTGTGGGAGGCGGCGGTGAAAGAACTAGAAACTCTCGTCACACAACACGACGGCGACGCGCTGGTATTCATGCCCGGCGCGTACGAGATCGGTCGGACGGTGCGCGGGGCGCAAGACGCGCTCGGCAGCCAGTTCATTGTCCTCCCACTGCACGGCGATCTGCCGACCAACGACCAGGATGCCGCCGTGGCGCAATACGACCGGCGCAAGATCGTCGTCTCCACGAACGTCGCGGAAACGTCGTTGACCATCGACGGCGTGCGCATCGTGATCGACAGCGGCTTGGCGCGCATCCCGCGTTACGATCCGTACCGCGGCATCAATACATTGTTGGTTGAGAAGATCAGCCGCGCCTCAGCGGACCAACGCGCCGGGCGCGCGGGTCGGACAGCGCCGGGCGTCTGCTTGCGGTTGTGGACGAAGCACGAATACGAGCAGCGTCCCTTGCAGGAAGCGGCGGAGGTAAAACGTCTCGACCTAGCCGAAGTGGTGTTGACGCTGAAGGCCAGCGGGGTGGAGGACGTGTACGCGTTTCGGTGGTTGGAACCGCCGAGTCGTCAGTCGTTGGACCACGCAGTGCTGCTGCTCAAGGATTTGGGCGCGCTGGAGAATGCAACCGGTGCGCTGACGGAACTTGGGCGACGGATGCTCGCGTTCCCTTTACACCCGCGCTATTCGCGCATGCTGCTGGCGGCGCAGGAATACGGTTGCGTGCGGCAGGTGGCCCTCATCGCCGCGCTCACGCAGGGGCGCGATTTGATGGTGCGACGGCAGGGGAAACAGGTGGAGGAAGCGCGTGACGATCTATTTGGCGGCGAGACGCAATCGGACTTCTTCGTGCTCATGCGCGCATGGCGCTATGCGGATCGCAACGGGTACAACCTTGATCGGTGCCGTCAGGTCGGCATCCACGCGCAAGCGGCGCGACAGGTCGGGCCGCTGTTCGAACAGTTCCTGAATATTGCCAAACGGGAAGGGTTGGATGTGAGCGAGAAGCGCGCGGCCCCTGACTCGATCCAGCGTTGCGTATTGCTGGGCTTTTCGGACCACGTGGCACGTCGGCTTGATGAAGGAACATTGCGCTGTCAGCTCGTGCATGAACGACGTGGTGTCCTGGCTCGGGAAAGCGTTGTGCAGAGCGCGCCTCTGCTCGTCGCGACGGAAATTCATGAGATCCAAAGCGGTACGGGCAAAGATCGGGAGTTAAACGTCCTGCTGAGTCTGGCAACGGCGATCAAGGAAGAATGGTTGCGGGAACTTTTCCCGAGCGATTTCACGGAAACGGTGGCGGTAGTTTACGACACGACACAGCGGCGCGTGTTTGGGGAGCGACGGAAACAATTTCGGGATCTCGTGTTGGAAGCGGGGCGGTCGGAGGATGTGCCGCTGGACGCCGCCGCGCGGATTCTCGCCGCCGAAATATTGGCGGGCCGGTGCGTGTTGAAAAATTGGGATGAAGCCGTTGAACAATGGATTGTGCGCGTGAATCGGCTTCGTGAATGGATTCCCGAACTTGCCATTCCCGCGATTGGTGGCGACGACCGGCAGATGTTGATTGAGCAAATTTGCCACGGCGCGACGAGTTACAAGGAGATCAAAGACAAGGCTGTCTGGCCGGTGCTGAAATCGTGGCTTTCAGGACAGCAGCAGGCGTGGGTTGAGGAATACACACCCGAACGAATTGAATTACCGGGTGGAAAGCGGGCGAAAGTTACCTACACAAATGACGGCCCGCCGACGCTGGCAGCGCGGATTCAGGATTTGTACGGTGTGAAGCAAGGGTTGTGGGTTGCGCAACACCGCGTGCCCGTGCGCATTCAAGTGCTCGCGCCGAGCCAACGACCCGTGCAGGTGACCGAGAATCTCGCGACCTTCTGGAAGGAGACATATCCGAAGCTTAAATTGGAATTGCAACGGAAGTATCCGAGGCATGAGTGGCGCTAG
- a CDS encoding 4a-hydroxytetrahydrobiopterin dehydratase — protein sequence MNACELASQDCIPCKGGVPPLTGEKLQSLHKAVNNGWQLVGEHHLEKEYKFKDFREALDFTNHVGEMAERQNHHPDIYLAWGKVKVTIWTHKINGLTESDFFFAAKTDILLEKG from the coding sequence ATGAATGCATGCGAACTGGCGTCTCAGGATTGTATCCCGTGCAAGGGCGGTGTTCCGCCACTGACGGGCGAGAAGTTGCAGTCGCTTCACAAGGCCGTGAACAACGGCTGGCAACTCGTCGGCGAACACCATCTGGAGAAGGAATACAAGTTCAAGGACTTCCGCGAGGCGCTCGATTTCACGAACCATGTCGGAGAGATGGCTGAACGACAAAACCATCATCCCGACATCTACCTCGCGTGGGGCAAGGTGAAGGTCACTATCTGGACGCACAAAATCAACGGGCTGACGGAGAGCGATTTCTTTTTCGCAGCCAAGACGGACATTCTTCTCGAGAAAGGATAA
- a CDS encoding putative 2-dehydropantoate 2-reductase, translating into MQRSYAIIGTGALGGFYGARLQRAGCDLHFLLHSDYEHVRQHGLICESPDGDFTLPKVNAYADVRDMPKCDVVCVCLKTTQNHLLPRLLSPIVKDDSVVLVMQNGLGMEAQVAEIVGAQHVVGGLCFLCSNKVGPGHIRHLGYTLVALGEFATRGMSERLRAIADDFRRANVETELAGDLDVARWQKLVWNIPYNGLSVILNATTSELMSQPQSRQLVEAIMREVVADARACGVVVTDEIIGKMLSNTEKMAPYRASMKIDYDDRRPLEIEAIFGNPLRAVQQAGAASPLLEQLYNQLKFLDSRNAAPSR; encoded by the coding sequence ATGCAACGAAGCTATGCGATCATTGGTACGGGGGCCCTGGGCGGATTTTACGGGGCGCGGCTGCAACGCGCCGGCTGCGATCTGCATTTTCTGTTGCACAGCGATTACGAACATGTGCGCCAGCATGGCTTGATTTGTGAATCGCCGGACGGTGATTTCACACTGCCGAAGGTGAATGCCTATGCGGATGTGCGTGACATGCCCAAGTGCGATGTTGTTTGTGTCTGCTTGAAAACCACGCAGAATCACCTGCTTCCCCGGTTGCTCTCGCCCATCGTCAAAGACGACAGCGTCGTGCTCGTCATGCAAAACGGGCTCGGCATGGAAGCGCAGGTCGCCGAGATCGTCGGAGCACAGCATGTCGTCGGGGGCTTGTGTTTTCTTTGTTCTAATAAAGTCGGGCCGGGACACATCCGCCATCTGGGCTACACCCTGGTCGCGCTCGGCGAGTTCGCCACGCGCGGGATGAGCGAACGCCTGCGCGCCATCGCCGATGATTTTCGACGCGCTAACGTCGAGACCGAACTCGCCGGGGACCTCGATGTCGCGCGCTGGCAAAAGCTCGTGTGGAACATTCCCTACAACGGGCTTTCGGTCATTCTCAATGCGACGACCAGCGAATTGATGTCCCAACCACAAAGCCGACAACTCGTTGAGGCAATCATGCGCGAAGTGGTCGCCGATGCGCGGGCGTGCGGCGTAGTGGTCACAGATGAAATCATCGGGAAGATGCTCTCCAATACGGAGAAAATGGCGCCGTATCGCGCGAGCATGAAGATCGACTATGACGACCGCCGGCCATTGGAGATCGAAGCGATTTTCGGCAATCCGCTGCGCGCCGTCCAACAAGCGGGAGCCGCGTCACCGCTGCTCGAACAACTCTACAACCAACTCAAATTTTTGGATTCAAGAAACGCCGCCCCATCACGCTGA
- a CDS encoding PHB depolymerase family esterase, whose translation MIKLVLGIVAISLLAMSSQGDELKAGDHVLSLKVGGRERTYLLHLPPAYDGKRSLPLVIVLHGGGGNAPGAVRMTGFSGKADKEGFVVVYPNGSGRLKNRLLTWNSGNCCGYALDNNVDDVGFIRALIDELVKTRAIDPQRVYVTGMSNGGMMTYRLACELSDKIAAAAPVAGALNLDKCQPTHPVSMIIFHGTADEHVLYNGGEPPKRVDTHRRVDKSVSFAVNFWVKQDGCSETLQREEKGNIRTEIYRGGKEGAEVVLYTVKGGGHAWPGGEAYVLGAEPTREISGTDLMWEFFARHPKK comes from the coding sequence ATGATAAAACTGGTTTTGGGGATCGTTGCAATCTCGTTACTCGCGATGAGCAGTCAGGGCGATGAATTGAAAGCCGGCGACCACGTGCTCTCGCTGAAAGTGGGTGGTCGCGAGCGGACCTATCTCCTGCATTTGCCGCCGGCCTACGATGGGAAACGTTCACTGCCGCTGGTGATCGTCCTGCACGGCGGCGGCGGGAATGCACCCGGCGCTGTGCGAATGACGGGGTTCAGTGGGAAGGCGGACAAGGAAGGATTTGTCGTTGTTTACCCGAATGGCTCCGGGCGGTTGAAGAACCGCCTGTTGACGTGGAATTCCGGCAACTGCTGCGGGTACGCGCTGGATAACAATGTTGACGACGTGGGCTTCATCCGCGCGTTGATCGATGAACTGGTAAAGACGCGGGCTATCGATCCCCAGCGTGTCTATGTCACGGGCATGTCCAACGGCGGGATGATGACGTATCGCCTTGCGTGCGAGCTGTCCGACAAGATTGCGGCTGCCGCGCCTGTGGCTGGCGCGCTGAATCTGGACAAGTGCCAGCCCACCCATCCGGTTTCGATGATTATTTTCCACGGCACGGCTGATGAACATGTTTTGTATAATGGCGGGGAGCCACCCAAAAGAGTGGATACCCATCGGCGTGTCGATAAATCCGTCTCTTTTGCGGTGAACTTCTGGGTGAAACAAGATGGCTGTTCAGAAACGCTGCAACGTGAGGAGAAGGGGAACATTCGCACAGAGATTTATCGCGGTGGCAAAGAGGGGGCGGAAGTTGTGCTCTACACCGTTAAGGGCGGCGGCCACGCATGGCCGGGCGGAGAGGCATATGTGCTCGGTGCCGAACCGACACGGGAAATCTCCGGAACGGATTTGATGTGGGAGTTTTTCGCGCGGCATCCAAAAAAGTAG
- a CDS encoding UbiA-like polyprenyltransferase — translation MLAIRKYFEFVRFSHTVFALPFALAAMVVAARAERGWPGWRTFLLILAAMVCARTAAMGFNRIVDRRIDALNPRTAKRHLPAGQIVLVNAWVLVIVSSLGLGCVAWFINPLCGWLSPLALLIVFFYSFTKRFTDFSHVFLGLALGIAPIGAWLAVRGRFEWPPCVLALAVVFWLVGFDIIYATQDWEFDKSQGLHSLPVRLGISPSLQVARLAHAIMAALLLAFGLISGLRVPYYIGFGIILVCLVVQHLVARKRDPISLNVAFFRMNAVISAVFLTAVVVDVVLQ, via the coding sequence GTGTTGGCTATCCGAAAATACTTTGAGTTCGTACGCTTCTCACACACGGTCTTTGCGCTGCCATTTGCGCTGGCGGCGATGGTGGTGGCGGCCAGGGCTGAGCGCGGGTGGCCGGGGTGGAGGACATTTCTCCTCATCCTCGCGGCGATGGTGTGTGCGCGGACGGCAGCGATGGGGTTCAATCGAATCGTCGATCGTCGGATCGATGCGCTGAATCCGCGCACGGCGAAGCGGCATTTACCGGCGGGGCAGATTGTGCTGGTGAATGCGTGGGTACTGGTAATTGTAAGCTCGCTGGGGTTGGGTTGTGTGGCGTGGTTTATCAATCCGCTCTGCGGTTGGCTGTCCCCGCTGGCCTTACTGATTGTATTTTTCTACTCATTTACAAAGCGATTCACGGACTTCTCGCATGTATTTTTGGGGTTGGCCCTGGGGATTGCGCCAATCGGCGCGTGGCTGGCGGTGCGCGGGAGATTCGAATGGCCGCCGTGCGTGCTGGCGCTGGCTGTGGTTTTCTGGTTGGTCGGGTTTGACATCATCTACGCGACCCAGGATTGGGAATTTGACAAGTCGCAGGGACTGCATTCTCTGCCGGTGCGACTGGGCATTTCGCCGAGTCTGCAAGTTGCACGGCTGGCACACGCGATCATGGCTGCTTTGCTGCTGGCTTTCGGGTTGATTTCAGGCCTTCGCGTGCCATACTACATTGGGTTTGGGATCATTCTGGTCTGCCTGGTTGTGCAGCATTTGGTCGCGAGAAAGCGCGATCCAATCAGCCTGAATGTCGCGTTTTTTCGGATGAATGCGGTCATTAGCGCCGTTTTTCTTACAGCGGTCGTGGTCGATGTGGTCTTACAATGA
- a CDS encoding UbiX family flavin prenyltransferase codes for MKIVVAMTGASGAIYTQRLLDNLDPRKHEIHFISTKHAREVGQLELPKGELKIAPSVIQYDESGSMFVPFVSGSAKLDAMIIIPASMGTIGRVAHGVSDSTIARAADVFLKERRKLILVPREAPYNLIHLRNMATLTEAGAMIIPASPSFYTKPKTITELVDTIIARVLDQLGLEHQLVKRWRSGA; via the coding sequence ATGAAAATCGTAGTGGCTATGACCGGCGCCAGCGGTGCGATCTACACCCAGCGACTACTCGACAATCTTGATCCCCGAAAGCACGAGATCCATTTCATCTCCACGAAGCACGCCCGTGAAGTCGGCCAACTTGAATTGCCGAAGGGTGAACTGAAGATTGCGCCGTCCGTGATTCAGTATGACGAAAGCGGTTCGATGTTCGTGCCCTTCGTAAGCGGGTCGGCGAAATTGGATGCAATGATCATCATCCCGGCGTCCATGGGCACTATTGGGCGGGTTGCCCATGGCGTATCCGACAGCACGATTGCGCGGGCGGCGGACGTTTTCCTGAAGGAGCGGCGCAAGCTCATCCTCGTTCCGCGCGAAGCGCCGTATAACCTCATCCACCTGCGCAATATGGCCACCCTGACTGAAGCCGGTGCGATGATCATTCCCGCCAGCCCGTCTTTTTACACCAAGCCAAAGACAATCACGGAACTCGTGGACACCATCATCGCGCGGGTCCTGGATCAACTCGGCCTCGAGCACCAACTCGTCAAGCGATGGCGGAGCGGTGCGTAA
- the hemL gene encoding glutamate-1-semialdehyde 2,1-aminomutase, whose amino-acid sequence MTPSHEYSEKLWQEALEHFPGGVNSPVRAFRGVGGTPFFTQRAKGSRLWDVDGNEYIDYVGSWGPMILGHAHPQVVRAVQEAARDGTSFGTPNSREIRLAQLVCEAFPSMQKLRFVNSGTEATMSAIRVARGFTKRDKILKFEGCYHGHADALLVKAGSGGATFDVPDSAGVPTDFARNTLTLPLNDFAALDTVNWREIACAIIEPVPANMGLILLKPGFLEKLRKLTQENGALMILDEVISGFRVARGGAQELFGIQADLTTLGKIIGGGLPVGAFGGRADVMDMLAPTGPVYQAGTLSGNPLAMAAGIATLEELLQGDAYGKLEARAAGLGNEWKRIVKGRSVRLGSLFCTFFTESEVVDYASAKTSDTKRYAKFFHAMLERGVYLAPSQFEVGFLSLAHTEADIEETLRAVAEAVKTL is encoded by the coding sequence ATGACTCCCTCCCATGAATACTCGGAAAAACTCTGGCAGGAAGCCCTTGAACATTTCCCGGGCGGGGTGAATTCCCCCGTGCGCGCGTTTCGCGGCGTGGGCGGCACGCCGTTTTTCACACAACGCGCGAAGGGTTCGCGGCTGTGGGACGTCGACGGCAACGAGTATATCGACTACGTCGGCTCGTGGGGGCCGATGATCCTCGGCCACGCGCATCCGCAGGTCGTCCGCGCGGTGCAGGAAGCCGCGCGGGATGGGACGAGCTTCGGGACGCCGAATTCGCGCGAAATTCGACTAGCACAATTGGTCTGTGAGGCGTTTCCGTCCATGCAGAAGCTTCGCTTCGTGAACTCGGGCACCGAAGCGACGATGTCCGCCATTCGCGTGGCGCGCGGATTCACGAAGCGGGACAAGATCCTGAAATTCGAAGGCTGCTATCACGGTCACGCCGATGCGCTATTGGTGAAGGCCGGTTCGGGCGGCGCGACGTTCGATGTGCCGGACAGTGCGGGCGTTCCCACGGACTTCGCGCGCAATACTCTCACGCTGCCCTTGAATGATTTTGCGGCGCTCGACACCGTGAATTGGCGCGAGATCGCCTGTGCGATCATCGAGCCGGTTCCCGCGAACATGGGATTGATCCTGTTAAAACCCGGGTTTTTGGAGAAGCTGCGCAAGCTCACGCAGGAGAATGGCGCGCTGATGATTCTCGACGAGGTCATTAGCGGGTTCCGCGTGGCGCGCGGTGGCGCGCAGGAATTGTTTGGCATTCAGGCCGACCTCACGACACTCGGCAAGATCATCGGGGGTGGCCTGCCCGTCGGCGCATTCGGCGGACGCGCGGACGTGATGGATATGCTTGCGCCCACGGGTCCCGTGTACCAGGCCGGCACGCTTTCGGGCAATCCGCTGGCCATGGCTGCGGGAATCGCCACGTTGGAAGAGCTTTTGCAAGGTGATGCGTATGGCAAGTTGGAGGCGCGCGCGGCCGGCCTCGGCAATGAGTGGAAGAGAATCGTGAAGGGACGCTCGGTGCGGCTCGGTTCACTGTTCTGCACATTTTTTACCGAGAGCGAAGTGGTGGACTACGCCAGCGCCAAGACGAGCGACACGAAACGGTACGCGAAGTTCTTCCACGCGATGCTCGAACGCGGTGTCTACCTCGCGCCGTCACAATTTGAAGTCGGCTTCCTGTCCCTGGCGCACACGGAGGCGGACATCGAAGAGACGCTACGGGCAGTGGCAGAAGCGGTGAAGACGTTATGA